Proteins encoded within one genomic window of Gigantopelta aegis isolate Gae_Host chromosome 2, Gae_host_genome, whole genome shotgun sequence:
- the LOC121382991 gene encoding tumor necrosis factor alpha-induced protein 8-like, producing MAEPGSGFDSRGLALRAQKKLLGKMSSKSMAKHFIDDTTGRVLDNTYRLLKEYLASKKEAEKIIKYMIKTVVKVGILYRNDQFNADELKIVDDFKQKFHSLAMTVISFHEVDFTFDCTFLCKTLEECRAMLQTLIARHLTEKSKSRVDIVFNFFGNPDLLDTVFQTEGKYRNTFDLIVQDMHKMIDEGNL from the exons A TGGCGGAACCTGGCTCAGGCTTTGATTCCAGAGGCCTAGCACTTCGTGCCCAGAAGAAGCTGCTCGGCAAAATGTCCAGTAAATCTATGGCCAAGCATTTCATTGACGACACAACGGGCCGCGTGTTGGACAACACCTACAGGCTTCTCAAGGAATACCTGGCATCGAAGAAGGAGGCGGAGAAGATCATCAAGTACATGATCAAGACAGTGGTGAAGGTGGGAATTCTGTACCGCAACGACCAGTTCAATGCGGACGAACTGAAGATTGTCGACGACTTCAAGCAGAAGTTCCACTCTCTGGCCATGACGGTGATCAGCTTCCACGAGGTGGACTTCACGTTCGACTGCACCTTCCTGTGTAAGACACTGGAGGAGTGCCGCGCCATGCTGCAGACCCTCATCGCCAGGCACCTCACCGAGAAGTCCAAGTCGCGCGTCGACATTGTGTTCAACTTCTTCGGGAATCCAGACCTCCTGGACACAGTCTTCCAAACGGAAGGCAAATACAGAAACACTTTCGACCTCATTGTGCAGGACATGCACAAGATGATTGACGAGGGGAACCTTTGA